A part of Cannabis sativa cultivar Pink pepper isolate KNU-18-1 chromosome 6, ASM2916894v1, whole genome shotgun sequence genomic DNA contains:
- the LOC133039435 gene encoding uncharacterized protein LOC133039435, with protein MEPKNLIKPTCSFSSSSSSTKSIFKDNNGRSCTSFKESVSSNEFVDKKSGGLRLKDESTYCRRDKYDNKNEEFVHEYETKLKFTHLSYPNNQQHLNYYNAHHDDDEDDDDDLEEDGDNEGFDDDDGDYDDYNDDGDDD; from the exons ATGGAAccgaaaaatctaataaaaCCTACTTGCTctttttcttcatcttcttcttcaacgaAATCTATTTTCAAAGACAACAATGGAAGATCTTGTACGAGTTTCAAGGAGAGTGTTAGTTCAAATGAGTTTGTGGACAAGAAAAGTGGTGGTTTAAGGTTAAAGGATGAGAGTACATATTGTCGTAGAGACAAATACGACAACAAAAATGAAGAGTTTGTTCATGAGTACGAGACCAAACTCAAGTTTACTCATCTTTCTTATCCTAACAACCAACAACACCTCAACTATTATAATGCTCATCATGATGATg atgaagatgatgatgatgatttagAAGAAGATGGTGATAATGAAGgatttgatgatgatgatggtgattATGATGATTATAATGACGATGGTGATGATGACTAA
- the LOC115695564 gene encoding uncharacterized protein LOC115695564, with translation MEPKNLIKPTCSSSSSSSSTKSIFKDNNGRSCTSFMESVSSNEFVDKKSGGLRLKEESTYCRRDKYDNKNEEFVHEYETKLKFTHLSYPNNQQHLNYYNAHHDDDEDDDDDLEEDGDNEGFDDDDDGDYDDYNDDGDYDDD, from the exons ATGGAAccgaaaaatctaataaaaCCTACttgctcttcttcttcatcttcttcttcaacgaAATCTATTTTCAAAGACAACAATGGAAGATCTTGTACGAGTTTCATGGAGAGTGTTAGTTCAAATGAGTTTGTAGACAAGAAAAGTGGTGGTTTAAGGTTAAAGGAGGAGAGTACATATTGTCGTAGAGACAAATACGACAACAAAAATGAAGAGTTTGTTCATGAGTACGAGACCAAACTCAAGTTTACTCATCTTTCTTATCCTAACAACCAACAACACCTCAACTATTATAATGCTCATCATGATGATg atgaagatgatgatgatgatttagAAGAAGATGGTGATAATGAAGgatttgatgatgatgatgatggtgattATGATGATTATAATGACGATGGTGATTATGATGATGACTAA
- the LOC115695565 gene encoding uncharacterized protein LOC115695565, protein MEPKNLIKPTCSSSSSSSSTKSIFKDNNGRSCTSFKESVSSNEFVDKKSGGLRLKEESTYCRRDKYDNKNEEFVHEYETKLKFTHLSYPNNQQHLNYYNAHHDDDEDEDEEDDDDLEEDGDNEGFDDDDDDDDDGDYDDGDYDDYNDDGDYDDD, encoded by the exons ATGGAAccgaaaaatctaataaaaCCTACttgctcttcttcttcatcttcttcttcaacgaAATCTATTTTCAAAGACAACAATGGAAGATCTTGTACGAGTTTCAAGGAGAGTGTTAGTTCAAATGAGTTTGTGGACAAGAAAAGTGGTGGTTTAAGGTTAAAGGAGGAGAGTACATATTGTCGTAGAGACAAATACGACAACAAAAATGAAGAGTTTGTTCATGAGTACGAGACCAAACTCAAGTTTACTCATCTTTCTTATCCTAACAACCAACAACACCTCAACTATTATAATGCTCATCATGATGATg atgaagatgaagatgaagaggaTGATGATGATTTAGAAGAAGATGGTGATAATGAAGgatttgatgatgatgatgatgatgatgatgatggtgattATGATGATGGTGATTATGATGATTATAATGACGATGGTGATTATGATGATGACTAA
- the LOC133039436 gene encoding uncharacterized protein LOC133039436: protein MEPKNLIKPTCSSSSSSSSRKSIFKDNNGRSCTSFKESVSSNEFVDKKSGGLRLKEESTYCRRDKYDNKNEEFVHEYETKLKFTHLSYPNNQQHLNYYNAHHDDDEDEDEEDDDDLEEDGDNEGFDDDDDDDDDDGDYDDGDYDDYNDDGDYDDD from the exons ATGGAAccgaaaaatctaataaaaCCTACttgctcttcttcttcatcttcttcttcaagaaaATCTATTTTCAAAGACAACAATGGAAGATCTTGTACGAGTTTCAAGGAGAGTGTTAGTTCAAATGAGTTTGTGGACAAGAAAAGTGGTGGTTTAAGGTTAAAGGAGGAGAGTACATATTGTCGTAGAGACAAATACGACAACAAAAATGAAGAGTTTGTTCATGAGTACGAGACCAAACTCAAGTTTACTCATCTTTCTTATCCTAACAACCAACAACACCTCAACTATTATAATGCTCATCATGATGATg atgaagatgaagatgaagaggaTGATGATGATTTAGAAGAAGATGGTGATAATGAAGgatttgatgatgatgatgatgatgatgatgatgatggtgattATGATGATGGTGATTATGATGATTATAATGACGATGGTGATTATGATGATGACTAA